From the genome of Scytonema hofmannii PCC 7110, one region includes:
- a CDS encoding baseplate J/gp47 family protein yields the protein MPLSLPNLDDRTYNDLVAEALNLIPTYAPEWTNHNPSDPGITLIEMFAHITEMLLYRQNRITQQNIQMFLRLLNNPEWQPGEDLQRDVQDTVLNLRQHDRVVTCEDFEEIALASDPNVARAYCVPRRNLESENSLDRSVNRPGHISVIVIPQSQDPIPQPTPELLQLIKDNLEPRRLLTTRVHVVGPRYFPVGIRLTLVLKRDAIESKTHDAAISALKKFFDPLMGGSQGKGWSFGRNVYVSEIYQLLDNLSGVDYVTRTNDRDELIVVDRSRLVQQSEELVAVEIRPEELVEFRLDTSEITIKSPLQL from the coding sequence ATGCCTCTCTCCCTTCCCAACCTCGACGATCGAACTTATAACGATTTAGTTGCTGAAGCTCTCAATCTAATTCCCACCTATGCACCGGAATGGACAAACCATAACCCCTCCGATCCAGGGATTACGCTAATTGAAATGTTTGCCCACATCACAGAAATGTTGCTGTATCGGCAAAATCGAATTACCCAACAAAATATACAGATGTTTTTGCGACTGCTGAACAATCCTGAATGGCAGCCTGGGGAAGATTTGCAGCGAGACGTGCAAGATACTGTATTAAATTTACGACAACACGATCGAGTAGTAACCTGTGAGGATTTTGAGGAAATAGCACTTGCATCCGATCCAAATGTAGCTCGTGCTTATTGTGTCCCTCGACGCAATCTAGAATCAGAAAACTCTCTAGATCGCAGTGTCAATAGACCGGGACATATCAGCGTCATCGTTATTCCCCAGAGTCAAGATCCCATTCCCCAACCGACACCAGAGTTGCTCCAGCTAATCAAGGATAACCTAGAACCTCGAAGATTGCTAACTACACGAGTACACGTAGTTGGTCCGCGCTATTTTCCTGTAGGAATCAGGTTGACTCTCGTACTCAAGCGGGATGCGATTGAAAGTAAAACCCATGATGCAGCGATCTCCGCCCTTAAAAAATTCTTCGATCCGCTAATGGGTGGATCGCAAGGTAAAGGTTGGTCTTTCGGGCGCAATGTCTATGTCTCGGAAATTTATCAACTGCTGGATAATTTATCAGGTGTCGATTATGTTACCCGCACCAACGATCGAGATGAATTAATTGTGGTCGATCGGAGCCGGCTTGTACAGCAATCAGAAGAACTGGTAGCTGTCGAAATTAGACCCGAAGAGTTAGTGGAATTTCGGCTTGACACCAGCGAAATCACGATTAAATCTCCCCTGCAACTCTAA
- a CDS encoding phage tail protein: MRSPSTLLNYLPAIYQTDPFIGQFFLAFEKILLGRQDEVTFPDRGLEEAIANFPTYLDPYKTPESFLSWLASWVALSVRADWPVPIQRDFIANIVQRYRFRGTKANLQELLRMFVRGTPEIIETNTAEFQIGVHSTIGEDTYLRGGSPHFFQVTIVLPEELRNRPQELARQLEIAHAIIELEKPAHTTYELIPIYPGTMQIGVTSTVGIDTLLGTVPVSSSTSIN; this comes from the coding sequence ATGCGATCGCCCAGCACCTTACTCAACTATCTCCCTGCAATTTATCAAACCGACCCCTTTATTGGTCAGTTCTTCCTAGCATTTGAAAAAATCTTGCTGGGGCGTCAGGATGAAGTAACTTTTCCCGATCGCGGACTAGAAGAAGCGATCGCCAATTTCCCCACCTATTTAGATCCTTACAAAACTCCTGAATCGTTTTTGTCTTGGTTAGCTAGTTGGGTGGCGTTGAGTGTGCGGGCTGATTGGCCAGTACCTATCCAGCGTGATTTTATTGCCAATATTGTCCAGCGCTATCGATTTCGCGGTACAAAAGCCAACCTCCAAGAACTACTGCGGATGTTTGTCCGAGGTACACCGGAAATTATCGAAACTAACACCGCCGAGTTTCAGATTGGTGTTCATTCCACTATTGGTGAAGACACTTACCTCCGAGGCGGATCGCCACACTTTTTCCAAGTCACGATTGTCCTACCCGAAGAATTACGGAACCGACCTCAAGAACTCGCCCGTCAACTGGAAATTGCCCACGCCATTATCGAACTAGAAAAACCTGCCCATACAACTTACGAACTTATTCCTATCTATCCCGGTACGATGCAGATCGGCGTTACTTCAACAGTGGGGATTGACACACTACTAGGAACTGTTCCTGTATCTTCAAGTACTTCTATCAATTAA
- a CDS encoding Fic family protein, which produces MERGLQGDYIPNTTTSERFLAFVPRPLPPVPPLQLDSNLYDLIERANRALGRLDGLTTLLPEPSLFLYLYVRKEALLSSKIEGTQSSFSDLLLYEIEEAPGVPLNDVQEVSRYVAALNHGLTRLREGFPLSLRLIREIHQVLLSGGRGSERTPGEFRRTQNWVGGTRPGNALFVPPPPTEVIPCLGSLEKFLHDEPERTPVLIKAALSHVQFESIHPFLDGNGRLGRLLITFLLCAEGALSEPLLYLSLYFKTHRQLYYDLLQQVRIKGDWEAWLIFFLEGVMVTSEQASSTARRLLTLFENDRQRLGTLGRGANSTLRLHNLMRKKPLFSITHAKNELGLTIPTVTSALKNLESLGMVKEITGRRRDRLFVYNEYLSILNEGIDS; this is translated from the coding sequence ATGGAACGTGGTCTTCAGGGAGATTATATACCTAACACGACCACATCGGAAAGGTTTCTGGCATTTGTGCCTCGACCTCTACCACCAGTACCTCCTTTGCAGTTAGATAGCAATCTATACGACCTGATAGAACGTGCTAATAGAGCGTTGGGGCGTTTGGATGGATTAACTACACTCTTGCCAGAACCATCTCTGTTTCTTTACCTTTATGTACGCAAAGAGGCATTACTTTCTTCCAAGATTGAGGGAACTCAGTCTTCGTTCTCCGATTTGCTACTATACGAAATTGAGGAAGCACCAGGAGTTCCTTTAAATGACGTACAGGAAGTATCTCGCTATGTAGCCGCTCTTAACCACGGTTTGACTCGTTTAAGAGAAGGCTTTCCCCTGTCTTTACGCTTGATTCGTGAGATTCATCAAGTGCTGCTTTCAGGGGGTCGAGGTAGCGAGCGCACTCCAGGAGAGTTCCGTCGTACTCAAAATTGGGTAGGAGGTACGCGCCCTGGTAATGCACTTTTTGTGCCTCCGCCTCCGACAGAGGTGATACCTTGTCTGGGGAGTTTGGAAAAGTTCCTACACGATGAACCAGAACGCACGCCAGTATTAATTAAGGCAGCACTCTCTCACGTCCAGTTTGAAAGTATCCATCCGTTTTTGGATGGCAATGGTCGTCTAGGGCGCTTACTCATTACTTTTCTGCTATGTGCTGAAGGTGCCTTGTCAGAACCGTTACTCTATCTCAGTCTCTACTTTAAAACACATCGACAGTTGTATTATGACCTGTTGCAGCAAGTGAGGATTAAGGGGGACTGGGAAGCTTGGTTGATATTTTTTCTAGAAGGAGTTATGGTGACTTCTGAACAAGCAAGCAGTACTGCTCGTCGGCTGTTAACTCTGTTTGAAAACGATCGCCAACGGCTTGGAACTCTTGGTCGTGGGGCTAATTCCACTCTACGATTACACAACTTAATGCGGAAAAAACCACTGTTTAGTATTACCCACGCCAAGAATGAGTTGGGACTCACCATACCAACAGTCACCTCAGCACTGAAAAATTTGGAAAGTCTTGGTATGGTGAAAGAGATAACAGGGCGGCGTCGCGATCGCTTGTTTGTCTACAATGAATATCTCAGCATTCTCAATGAGGGGATTGACTCCTAA